One region of Vitis vinifera cultivar Pinot Noir 40024 chromosome 1, ASM3070453v1 genomic DNA includes:
- the LOC100852814 gene encoding zinc finger protein JAGGED: MRPERNPLDLNNLPEDFTRDGKQVFEDSSSSAGCRKKKSGGKDGKDECGKVYECRFCSLKFCKSQALGGHMNRHRQGKSSNIYIVLPCWWSERETETLNRARQIVFSNENLAAQGVPHLGGQPIAPGSFHQTGNMGDPTLPFRSVYPTRMFSGSSSTLLTPPPQPYLYASPSRLVSYPSQYPPPSMNDYYVGHVLSSGSQYSHPGLNYGGASDSNYTCIGAPVGHGFPPSNGGGRGSELGGSGGGGGGGGGGGGGGGRDGSLQNQEEGLNWGRSYAGSQQRMDPSLINRFQDGF, encoded by the exons AT GAGACCGGAGAGGAACCCCCTAGACCTCAACAACTTGCCCGAAGATTTCACTAGAGACGGAAAACAGGTCTTTGAGGATAGCTCCTCCTCCG CAGGctgtaggaaaaagaaaagcgGCGGAAAGGATGGAAAAGATGAGTGTGGGAAGGTCTATGAGTGTAGGTTTTGTTCCCTCAAGTTCTGTAAATCTCAAGCTCTAGGAGGACACATGAACCGCCACCGCCAAGGCAAGTCTTCAAatatctat attGTGTTGCCGTGTTGGTGGTCAGAGAGAGAGACAGAAACACTGAACCGGGCTCGTCAGATTGTCTTCAGTAACGAAAACCTAGCCGCCCAAGGGGTCCCTCATCTAGG CGGCCAACCCATCGCACCAGGGAGCTTTCATCAAACAGGCAACATGGGAGATCCAACACTACCCTTCAGATCAGTCTACCCAACAAGAATGTTTTCGGGTTCTTCATCAACACTCTTAACACCACCACCACAACCATATCTATACGCTTCGCCATCGCGCTTAGTCTCTTATCCATCACAGTATCCTCCACCCTCAATGAATGATTACTATGTAGGCCACGTCCTCAGCAGCGGCTCACAGTACAGTCATCCGGGTCTAAATTACGGAGGTGCTTCAGATTCAAATTACACCTGCATTGGAGCACCAGTGGGACATGGGTTCCCACCCAGCAATGGAGGGGGACGGGGGTCCGAATTGGGTGGAtcaggaggaggaggaggaggaggaggtggtggtggtggtggtggtggtaggGACGGGTCACTGCAGAATCAGGAGGAAGGGTTGAATTGGGGAAGGAGCTATGCAGGGTCACAGCAACGTATGGACCCTTCTTTGATCAATCGGTTTCAAGATGGGTTCTAA